In one window of Hevea brasiliensis isolate MT/VB/25A 57/8 chromosome 10, ASM3005281v1, whole genome shotgun sequence DNA:
- the LOC110642297 gene encoding cysteine-rich repeat secretory protein 38-like translates to MSFSRISFFFILLSLAVIFQMVLGTNPLMHYCSSNDNFTSHGPYERSLTKLMGNFYYLAPPNGFALGSLGQNSQERPYGLTLCRGDVSASDCRTCLAEARSEIQKLCPNKKEGIIWYDNCVLKYSNKDFFGQIDNQNKFYLLNVQNVSDPMTFNLKTKELLSQLAQNASTTPRMYAAGELKLDDQGSKKVYGLAQCTRDLSSVDCKKCLDGAIGELPSCCDGKQGGRVVGGSCTIMYEIYPFVNA, encoded by the coding sequence ATGTCTTTCTCAAGAATTagcttcttcttcattcttttaAGCTTAGCTGTAATCTTCCAAATGGTTCTTGGAACTAACCCTCTAATGCATTATTGTTCAAGCAATGATAACTTCACTTCCCATGGCCCATACGAAAGAAGTTTGACAAAACTCATGGGTAATTTCTACTATCTAGCTCCACCCAATGGATTTGCTCTTGGTTCTCTGGGCCAGAATAGCCAAGAACGGCCATATGGACTCACTCTTTGCAGAGGAGATGTCTCAGCCTCAGATTGCAGAACTTGTTTAGCAGAAGCAAGAAGTGAGATCCAAAAGCTCTGCCCAAACAAGAAAGAAGGAATTATATGGTACGATAATTGTGTTTTGAAGTACTCGAACAAGGATTTCTTTGGCCAAATAGACAACCAAAACAAGTTCTACCTATTGAACGTGCAAAATGTAAGTGATCCAATGACGTTTAATCTGAAGACGAAGGAGCTGTTAAGCCAACTAGCACAAAATGCTTCCACTACCCCAAGGATGTATGCAGCTGGAGAGTTGAAACTTGATGATCAGGGATCAAAGAAAGTTTATGGGTTGGCTCAATGCACAAGGGATCTCTCCAGTGTTGATTGTAAGAAGTGTCTTGATGGTGCCATAGGTGAACTCCCAAGTTGTTGTGATGGGAAACAAGGAGGTAGGGTTGTTGGTGGTAGTTGCACCATTATGTACGAAATCTACCCATTTGTTAATGCTTaa